A single region of the Funiculus sociatus GB2-C1 genome encodes:
- a CDS encoding aspartate-semialdehyde dehydrogenase: MSDSYRVAILGATGAVGTELLELLEARNFPVADLKLLASERSAGRTMSFKGEDLPVEAVGDRSFDNVDLVLASAGGSTSKAWAHKAVDAGAVVIDNSSAFRMNPEVPLVVPEVNPEAAGTHRGIIANPNCTTILMAVAVWPLHQVQPVQRIVVATYQSASGAGARAMEEVKTHSREILEGESPKPGIFPYTLAFNLFPHNSPMTEVGYCEEELKMLNETRKIFGASELRVSATCVRVPVLRAHSEAINLEFEQPFPPAKAKEILATAPGVKLVEDWQANYFPMPIEASGRDEVLVGRIRQDISHACGLELWLSGDQIRKGAALNAIQIAELLVERNWLQPATKLSYK; the protein is encoded by the coding sequence TTGTCTGATTCCTATCGCGTTGCCATTCTCGGAGCCACGGGTGCAGTAGGTACGGAGTTATTAGAACTTCTGGAAGCCCGTAACTTTCCCGTAGCCGACTTGAAGCTGTTGGCTTCAGAACGTTCTGCTGGTCGAACCATGTCATTTAAGGGCGAAGATTTGCCTGTGGAGGCAGTAGGCGATCGCTCGTTTGATAATGTAGATTTAGTTCTCGCTTCTGCTGGCGGCTCTACCTCTAAAGCCTGGGCGCATAAAGCGGTAGACGCTGGGGCAGTTGTAATTGACAATTCCAGTGCCTTTCGCATGAACCCCGAAGTTCCGCTAGTGGTTCCAGAAGTGAACCCAGAAGCAGCAGGCACTCATCGGGGTATAATTGCTAATCCTAACTGCACAACAATTTTGATGGCAGTGGCTGTTTGGCCTCTGCATCAAGTGCAGCCAGTGCAGCGCATTGTTGTCGCCACCTACCAATCGGCAAGCGGTGCGGGTGCAAGGGCGATGGAAGAAGTCAAAACACACAGCCGCGAAATTTTAGAGGGAGAGTCACCAAAACCAGGAATTTTCCCCTACACCCTGGCATTTAATTTATTTCCGCACAATTCCCCAATGACTGAAGTAGGGTATTGTGAAGAAGAACTGAAAATGCTCAATGAGACGCGCAAGATTTTCGGCGCATCCGAACTGCGAGTAAGTGCCACTTGTGTGCGGGTTCCCGTACTCAGAGCGCACTCAGAAGCGATTAACCTAGAATTTGAGCAACCATTTCCCCCAGCCAAGGCAAAGGAAATATTAGCGACTGCTCCGGGTGTCAAGCTGGTGGAAGACTGGCAGGCAAATTATTTTCCGATGCCAATTGAGGCAAGCGGTCGCGACGAAGTTTTAGTAGGTCGAATTCGTCAAGATATCTCTCATGCGTGCGGATTGGAACTGTGGTTGAGTGGAGATCAGATACGCAAGGGTGCGGCGCTTAATGCCATCCAAATTGCGGAATTGTTGGTAGAACGGAACTGGCTCCAGCCTGCGACGAAATTAAGTTATAAGTAA
- the dapA gene encoding 4-hydroxy-tetrahydrodipicolinate synthase: protein MVNFGRVITAMVTPFKEDGAVNYAVAEALAAHLAENGSDALVICGTTGESPTLTWEEEYELFQVVQKAVAGKAKVIAGTGSNSTKEAMAATQKAAKIRVDGSLQVVPYYNKPPQEGLYQHFASVAQSCPDLPLILYNIPGRTGQNLQPETVARLAEIPNIVAIKEASGNLDAASQIRRLIPAEFQIYAGDDSLTLPLLSVGGAGVISVASHLVGKQLQQMIQAFENGQTKVAIDIHLQLFPLFKALFCTTNPIPIKAALKLQGWDIGSTRPPLSHLPDSDRQMLEAVMKQLTLI from the coding sequence GTGGTAAATTTTGGGCGCGTGATCACCGCGATGGTGACGCCATTTAAGGAAGATGGCGCTGTAAATTACGCCGTTGCAGAAGCGCTGGCGGCGCATTTGGCAGAAAATGGTAGTGATGCCTTGGTAATATGTGGCACAACTGGGGAATCTCCTACTCTGACTTGGGAAGAAGAGTATGAGTTATTTCAGGTTGTACAAAAGGCAGTAGCCGGAAAAGCTAAGGTAATCGCAGGTACAGGGTCAAATTCGACGAAAGAAGCGATGGCAGCTACTCAAAAAGCCGCTAAAATAAGAGTAGATGGATCTTTACAAGTCGTACCCTACTACAACAAGCCCCCCCAAGAGGGACTGTATCAGCACTTTGCAAGCGTCGCCCAATCTTGCCCAGACCTGCCCCTGATACTCTACAACATACCTGGTCGTACAGGTCAGAATCTCCAGCCAGAGACAGTAGCTCGTCTGGCAGAAATCCCGAACATTGTGGCAATTAAGGAGGCAAGTGGCAACCTAGACGCAGCAAGTCAGATTCGACGGCTGATACCAGCAGAATTTCAGATATACGCTGGGGATGATTCCCTAACTTTGCCTTTATTATCAGTTGGCGGTGCTGGGGTAATAAGCGTTGCTAGCCATCTAGTAGGCAAACAGCTGCAACAGATGATTCAAGCCTTTGAAAACGGTCAAACTAAAGTAGCAATCGATATTCACCTACAACTTTTTCCATTATTCAAAGCTTTGTTTTGTACGACTAATCCTATTCCCATCAAAGCGGCGCTAAAACTGCAAGGTTGGGATATTGGCTCGACTCGTCCACCACTCTCGCATCTACCAGACTCAGATAGGCAAATGTTAGAGGCAGTAATGAAGCAGCTGACTTTGATTTGA